TGGCTGACTCAGCCCGGGGGGCTTCACCTCGGAGGACACTTGCACCTGGTCCATGGGAGGAGATGGGGCTGACGTGGCTCAAGAGACGTTAGCTGGAGCAAGCAgcaatggacagatgctgggcGCAGAAGAGGCACCCCCCACCCGGTCCCCCAGGATGGAGAGAGAATGAGATGAAGTACGAGAGAAGAGGTGCTTACTTCATGGCTCAGACACGCATAAAATGGCTGTTGTCGGCGACCCGGGATGTTTCAGACGAGAGGGGGTTGGTCGGTGGAGTCggggaggctggggaggtgggagggctTGGGGTAGCGCATTGAGCTGGAAACAAGAAATGGGAGAAGGGCATGAAGAACACAAGCTGCTGGCAGCGGCAAGGGGAAGGAGGCGACCCAGCGAGAGGTTAGCGGAGGGGAGgaaacagagaggaaggaagggaggaagcaaGCACGGTCAGGACAAACAGCCACAGCGGCGCCTGGCCGCAGCAGGCACACGTGAGCTCCCCACAAGGCTCCTCATGGACAAGGCACGGCGTGCCACCACACTCGCTCAGGCACGGTGCGCCGCCGCGCGCTGCACGGCCAGGCGCTCCCATCCTGCAGCCTGACAAGGTGCCAAAACCTGTGCCTGGCCGAAGCGACTACTCCATCCCACAACGCTCAGCACTGGGGAGAGCAGCCGCCGGCACTTCAGGCAGGGCCCCGGCAGCTGCTGGCATCACTGGGCTAGCTCTGCCACTGCACAGCGATGCCCTGCGCCAGGACCGATGCAGCCTGCTCTCCCACGGCACAGGGATGCCCTGCGCCAGGACCGATGCAGCCTGCTCTCCCACGGCACAGGGATGCCCTGCGCCAGGACCGATGCAGCCTGCTCTCCCATGGCACAGCGATGCCCTGCGCCAGGACCGATGCAGGCTGCTCTCCCACGGCACAGCGATGCCCTGCGTCAGGACCGATGCAGCCTGCTCTCCCACGGCACAGCGATGCCCTGCGCCAGGACCGATGCAGGCTGCTCTCCCACGGCACAGCGATGCCCTGCGCCAGGACCGATGCAGCCTGCTCTCCCACGGCACAGGGATGCCCTGCGCCAGGACCGATGCAGCCTGCTCTCCCACGGCACAGCGATGCCCTGCGCCAGGACCGATGCAGGCTGCTCTCCCATGGCACAGCGATGCCCTGCGCCAGGACCGATGCATGCAGCCTGCTCTCCCACGGCACAGGGATGCCCTGCGCCAGGACCGATGCAGCCTGCTCTCCCACGGCACAGGGATGCCCTGCGCCAGGACCGATGCAGCCTGCTCTCCCACGGCACAGCGATGCCCTGCGCCAGGACCGATGCAGCCTGCTCTGCCACTGCACAGCGATGCCCTGCGCCAGGACCGATGCAGGCTGCTCTCCCACGGCACAGCGATGCCCTACGCCAGGACCGATGCAGGCTGCTCTCCCACGGCACAGGGATGCCCTGCGCCAGGACCGATGCAGGCTGCTCTCCCACGGCACAGCGATGCCCTACGCCAGGACAGATGCAGCCTGCTCTGCCACTGCACAGCGATGCCCTGCGCCAGGACCGATGCAGGCTGCTCTCCCACGGCACAGGGATGCCCTGCGCCAGGACCGATGCAGGCTGCTCTCCCACGGCACAGCGATGCCCTGCGCCAGGACCGATGCAGCCTGCTCTCCCACGGCACAGGGATGCCCTGCGCCAGGACCGATGCAGCCTGCTCTCCCACGGCACAGGGATGCCCTGCGCCAGGACCGATGCagtctgctctcctgcctgtactggtgcctcGCTCTTGCTGCCTGTCCAGCCCATCAGCTGGTTCTGCATCCAACCTGCCCAGTCTGCCCTGCCCTCACCCCTCCTGACCGCTCGGCCTATAACGCTACCTGTGGTCCACTCTTCCGCGGGGCAGGGAGGATCCAACCTCTGTGCCCTCCCTGCGCCTTACCCGAGAGCATGCGGCCCCGGCGGGAGGCCTCAGCAGCCAGTGCACATGAGATCTCTATCCTCttctcctgctcctgcagctgggtTTCGGGGTCCTGGGGGGCATCCACCTCTCCCTCGCCCAGGGGGATGACGTTCTGCAGGCTGCGCAGAGCACCCGGCGTCAGCACCCATACCTGGCCCCAGCGGGACAGACCCTGCGGGGAGGGCCAGGGAAGGGGTGCAGGCGGGTGGCAGGGTGCACCCAAGGATGGCTGGTGTGGGCACGGGCACAGCAGCCTCACCTGGATTTGGCAATAAGTGTCTTGATCCTTTCCACcttcttctgcttctccttcatCTCCTCGGGGCTGAGCGGCGTGTCGGGCTCCAGTTCAACATACCGCTCAGGGATGATGACTTTGTCTGGCGtggagagctgggcacagcagcaaGGGCTAAGCCAAGTGCCAGCACTGGGGACCCGTCCCTGGTCCAGCACCCATCTGCCCCACTCGCCCCCAGCTTAAGCACACGCCTGGCAagggcagcccctggctggGCACAGCCAGTGGCTCCAGGATCCTGGCTGATACAGGAGGATGGATCGACCCCCCCAGTGCAGGGTGCGGAGGGAAGGATGCCCCATTCCCAGGCTGCCAGTTCCCCCCGGACAGCCCGTCCTCACCTCCTTGTTGATGTCCACATCATAGTGCTGCGGCTCCAGCTCCATCTTGCGCAGCCGTGCGATCTCCTCCTGGGGCGTCTCGTAGACCTTGCCGGGGTCATCGGAGCGCAGCGCTGCCTCCAGGTCGGAGATGTCCACCTCATGGATGCTGCGGTGCCGGCGCACCTGCGAGGAACCCCAGCCCACTGAGTCCCTGGGGGATGGCACGCTGTCCCCTACCCCAGCCCCCAccaccttccccagcccccAATGTCCCCTCTGCACCATCAGAGACCTCAGGCACTCTGCAAAGCAAAGGCCAGTttgccccagccccacagtggGTGCAGGGACTCACCAGCTTGTAGGAGGTGGGTGCCTTTGTGCTGGGGATGTCGGGCTGCTGGCTGCcggggagctgcaggctgcGCCGCTTCTCCTTCATTGAGCCGCTCTGGTGGCGTTTCATGCGGTCAATCTGCTCCTCTACGCTCATCTTCACCTTCGTCTCGTTGGCAAACACGGCGCTCTTTGGTCTCTCCTGGGGAAAGCCCAGCCCCACGGTCAcgcacccctgcctgcagcagggtcCGGCCCCTCACCCAGTGCCACAACCCCCTGGAATGGGGCTGCTCAGCCTGCTCATGGGGTAGGGTAAGGCACTGAAATAGCCCGGGGGGTCCTGAGGAGCTGGATGCTGATACGTGGAGCCATGCAGAGAGGGGGTCCCCTATGCCCTACCCCAGTCCTGCAGGCTGTGAAACAGCCCCCACTTTGCTAACctagcccccagccccaccaccccggcccccagcccctggaTGCAAGCCCTACCCGAGAGCTGAGCCCGTTGGCCATGCCACCGGTGCTCCTCCTTGGCACACCAGCCACaggcaccacctcctcctctgctggagACTTGGTCCTGGGGGGCACGATGCCCACTGTGGAGCAAACCGAAACACCAGGCTGAACCCCGCCGGGGACCAAGGGCAGGGGCCCAGCAAGGTGCCGGGTGCCCCTGGCAAGCATGGGAAGCCTGCTGGAGCGGGACCCGCCGACCCCATTGCCATACCCTTGTTGAGAGCCGCTTGcttctctgcctcctgctcctgccgGCTCTGCGGAAGCCCCTCGGCAGACGACCCGGTGGGGGCTGCTCGCTGCACCTCTTTCTTGCTCTGCTCGAAGCTCGGCTTGGGCTGCGGGGGAAAGCAGGTCCCCATGAGTCTCTGTCCTGTCTGGGGGCCATGCTCTGCCTGGAGACAGACCCACTGCTCTCTGCAGCCACGGGGTGACAATACAGCCCACAGACACACTCCAAGGAGtggacagacacacagacaccaGGTGGTACCAGCGCACCCCAAATGTGTGGGGaaaggggctggcagggctccGCAGCTCTTGCCCCCGCTACACCCCAGCCCATCAGGGCTGGGCAACGATGGCTGTTCCTGTAGGACAGGCTCCTGTGTGGGAAAAGCTTCCTGCAGGGGTGATGATCCCGCCACCGCTCGGAGGTGGCACCCAGGACCTCCAGGACAGGGATGCCCTGGCTCTGTGCTGAGCTCCAGCAAGATCCCGTGCCTGCAGGTGGGTACAGGGTCCCGTGGGGGCAGAAGTCAGGGCAGacactgtgcagcagcagagagtgAGCAAAGGGCCATTTTCAGggtccttcccttcctgcatCCCCTGGACACGGCCTGCCCAGGGCCCGGGCACCGGCACAGTGGTGCTGGTACAATGGAGGGGGGGACAGCAGCAAGCTGAGGAGCCCAACGTGCCCCCCTCAGCTGCCCTGTGCTCTTCATGGAGATCACACATCCCGACACCCCTTACACCCCACGGATCACCATGCCGCCATGACTGGGCTACCCTGCAGCCGCACGGCTGTTAGAGATGCCACTTGCACTCGCAGTGGGGTCCATAACCCTTCCCAACTCAGCACGGCCACTGCTTTGGGGTGCCATCCCCCATGTGCACTCATCCTGAACCCCCAGCTGCAAGGATGTTTGCATCTCCTGGTATCCAAACTTGGCCTCTTCCCCCGGCAGGAGCACGGCCAAAGCATTACCAGGAATTCCCAAATCCAGGCTTGCCCTgggtgggcaggagctggggggggtcaCCCCCATCGGCAGGGTCTGACAGTACTGTGGGGAGCGGCACCACTGAAGGACAGCAAGAGCGGGGAgggcagaggaaagcagaggggctgataccaggggctgcagcagctttgGGGGCTGCTCAGGAGGAGCCAGTCCCTGTCCTGAGTGGGTGCAGCGGGTGCTGGGTGTGGGTGCAGGGAACCTGGCAGGGGGACAGGAGGGCCATGGCGAGGCTGCCGGGGAACACTGCCCGTTGCTCCCATTGGAGAGGGCAGGTACCAGCCACGTGCTGCCTCCCCATGCCAAGTGCCCCCTCCactctgtccctgtcccctctgCCAGGGCAGAGGGTGGGCAGCCCCATCACCCGCCTCGTCCCAGACCCTGCCAGCTGACGTCTCGGGGAGGAAGAGGACAGGGACACTGCTGCGGGGCTGCTCTGGAGAGGTTTCGGTACCTGTCCCCTCTTCGCCTCGCCACCTTGCTGCCAGGAAGGGGAGGTGGGGTACGGCCAGAGGCGGCTCTCGCCGGGGAGCGGAGGAACGGTCGGAGGAGACTCCAGGGGTACGTAGGACTTGGGGAGGGGAGGTCGAGGTGGGCCTGGTTCCTGGGGTGGAGAGGAGCGTGAGGCATGAGAGCAGAGACACTGAGAgccaggaaggaagagagagttAGAAAAAGATCGAGACAACACACAGTGGAAGCGTCGAGccaaggaaaagagggagagcAGCCAGCCGCCGCTCCCAGGGCCCCACAGTCTCTGTGTCCCCATGCAGAGGGGACAGCACTTCCCACCTCCTGTGCTGCCCTCGCTGCTGCACGTCCCCCCATGGCAGCAGGGCCAAGCAGGGCTCAGGGGCGAGCGGCTCCTGAGCTTGGGGCTGGCAGCCTCCAGGAGACATTGGCATTGCCTCTGCACAGCCAGGTGGGGTTGGGGAGTCCCCAAATTCCACCCTCAACTTCACGCAGATGAAGGTGAGACCAGCACTGCTGGACCCCAAGCAAGGACAGCGAGAGGGGACTgtggtagcagcagcagctggtccTGAAGCCAAAGGCTGGAGCTGAGCAACTCTCAGCCTTTGGGGCTGCTTGGTGCAGGAACCCAAAGGCTGCaaagcccagctgcagcccctgcaaGGCCCATGGACCCAGATGTCACCGGGAGACGCCACAGTCCATGCGTGTGGCCAAAACGGTGCCCCCAGGCAGAGCCATGAGGAAACCCAGCTGCGCTCTGTGCCTGGTGCCCACCCGTCCCTCAAGAGCGAGGGCTCGGGCCAGCCTGCGGAGCCAGGCTGGGGACCCGATGGTGGCAAAGGACTCCCTAGGGACACCCCAGCTCACTCACCTCGCCGGGTCCTGGCTTGGTGGGCGAGCCCTGGGAGCCGGAGACGAGGGAGAaggggctgagggggctggTAAGGCTGGCTGAGCTCagggggctggcggggctgtTGGAGCTGTACGTCCCCGAGGGGCCGATGGCCACTgtggagagaagcagaagtaAGTGCTTGCACCAGGACCTCCATCTCCCTGAGCAGGTGCTGCCACCTGCCTGGTGGCACCACAGGCACCAGGGACACCCCAAGCTGTGGCACGCTGGGGTTCGTGCTGTGCAACGGCAGGGACGGACCCTGCTCACCTCTATGCTTGGCAGTGTCTGTGCCGCGGGATGGGTTGTTCTTCCTCAGCCCCTCCATCACATCCTGGATCCGCCAGATCTCCTTCTGGATCTGCCGGTTGAGCATTTCGTtctggaggggagaaaaggcagTGGTCAGAGTGGCTcccactgctgccagccctgctgcaccccagtcCCGAGGCGAGCCGTGGGACCCGTGGGCATTCAGCTGAAGCAGACACAGCCCGGGGAGGGCTGAGCCATCACACCCACAGCCCATCTCCTGCCAGGAGCCATCTCTCTGCTCCCCCAGGTGCCTGCCGCAGGCTGGGGGGAGCTGATGGAGCCCAGGCAGCATGGGTaatgctgggctgcagccccttGATGGCACCCATGTGCCCACGGTTCCTCTGACCTTGCCTGTGGCCAAAGCTGGACACCAGAGGCTGAGCACAGGGCAGCCACTTCCAAACCAGCTATCTGGGGGAAGCGGAGGGCTGCAGGAACCACCGTGGCGTTTCCACCTCCACGGCGATGGTGGGGGAccaggggctggcagggtccCACTCACTTGGATATCCAGGTTCAGCTGCTCCCAGAGGTCGTCGTGCAGGGCAGACACCTCGCTCTCCAGGCTCTCATACTCAGCAGTGCTATTTGCCAAGGCCTGGCAGGGGAAAGGCAGGTGGGTTAGGGGGTCTCTGGCAGGTTCCTCCCCCGtctggcagcagccccagccagcgCAGCGTGGGAGCACCCGGGAAAGCATGAGGGTGCTGCACCCAACACAAGCCACCCCCAGCTATGGAGGGGCCAGCAGTGGGGGGGTACCAGCTCTGCCATGTCCCAGCCAAGCTGTGCCTGTGGGAGTGCCTGGTGCCGACAGCaccccaggcacagcagtgcaGGGGAGCCAGAGGCGGAAGCAGGAGCTGAGATGGCTCCGGGCACGTGTGCCAGCTCAGCACCACAAGGGTTAATTTGTTTTGTCCTCAGTGAGGGACTTTGGCTCCTCTTGGATGCCAGCCAGCCAAGGgtatttcccttctttttttttttttttttttacaggaagggagaaaagggatCGTGGTGAGTGGGGGAGACAgagccagcagctgcccagggctggcGGGACGGGGACCACAGCAGACGGGTTGCTGGTTATACCGTGCTGGCCTGCGACAGCTCCACGCGGATGTTGATGAGCTGGTTCTGGAGCGATTCCTTCTTGTGCAGCAGCTTCTCCGGGAAGGCGGGCTGGCTCCCAAACATCTCCAGCTCCTGGTGCGTCCCCATCAGGGCACTCTCCAGGCTCTCCTACGGGGAGACAGGAGGGAGATGCAGCCACGAGAACCCAGCTagtgcaggagctgcagtccctctcccTAACAGGCCACTAATGCATGGGGAGTCCTGGGGCCAAGGCATCTCTTCCAGCTCAGAAACATCCCTGCTGAGCTGTCCCCAAGGCAGTAGAACATGTCACTTCCTCACCACAAAGGTGCTGCCTGGACACGGCCATTGCTGTGCAGCCAGGTTTGTCCCCAAATAGCTGCTTAAGCTGCCCACCACATACCTTCTCTGCTCGGAGCTGCTGCACCAGCCTCTCCTGCTCCCGAAGCACCTTGTTCTGCTCACAGAGCTTCCCCAGCAGCTTCTGTTCccaggagggaaagagaaaaggaggagaggatgagaGCCCAGAAATGGAATGCACCCACGCAGATAGCTCCACGCTCAGCCAAGAGAGATGGCATGCAGGTGGGACACAGCCTACGGGGTTGGTTTGATGGGCCAGCACGTGGTCCTGGGGAGGGGTTTCCAGCCCACTGCTCTCATTGCAGGGACCTCACCCCTGGGCAGGGTAACGCGGGCCAGATCTGAACATGGGGCAAGACCAAGCAGCAAGCTCAGCACAGAATTTAGTCCCAGAGCAGCGCGCACCACACCTGGGGCAGCACCAGGTCCCACCCCGGCTGCGCAGGAGCACTTGGCACAGCTCCCTCTATGGGGATCACAGACCTGCGGTGGGGGACAGGGACAACAGCACAGGGCAGAATGGGGGGACATGCAGGACGGATGTTTGCTCTTACATCAGTGTCTTGCTCGCTTATCTTGTAGGCGTGCACTGTCTCCCTGTAGGCCTCCGGGAAGGGTGTCACCTGCAAGCAGAGCGTGGGGTGAGCCTGGCTCCGGAGGCCCTGGGGAAGGTAAGGCAGCTCCCAGTCCCTCTCTCCCAGCCCCGTGAGCGGGGAAAAGAGAGGCAAGAGCTGAGTCTCCGGAGGCGGCGGGTGCTCCCCGCAACTGGTACAGCTGGGGAGACCCTGGCATCGGTTCGGAGGCAGCATGGGGTGTCGGTGCTGGAGCTCTCGCTCTGGCCCTGCCCAGTGGCTCGGATGAAGGCACAGCCTCCCTCCCTGTTCCCAGCCCCAGTGCCCATCGGCCAGGAATTAGCCGGAGACAACCTCTCTGCAGGACGCCAAGAGCTGAGTTAAAGAGATGCCTCGTGAATCATTAACTGCCTGGTGTATAACTGCCACCATgcacaggcagggaaacaaaggcagaaagattaAGCTGTAATCCCACTTAGCAGAGTGGAAACACCTATAAATCAGCAGCTGCATCAGGGCCTGTTTACCATCCAGCTTCTCTGAGagtcattttcctttcctggaaaTCTGAATTACTAATGGGACCTCAACAATTAAATGTCTCCAAGATCTCGAGATGAAAGGCATAAGATAGGAAGAAGGGGATCATTATTGCTAGAAAGCAAGACGCTACTTTAGAGCCATTTAAAACTATAGGATAATGCAAATAGACCTGAACCTGGGAAATGCCCAGCACGGCTGGGGGCAGAGCCTGGCGGatggggatgctgctgcctcCGGGCAGGGAGCCCAGCCAGCGAGAGCATCTCAGCAGCCCCAGCTTTGCCCTCCAGCACATCCCCACTCACAGCAGATGGGAACAGGCACCTTCCCTTCATCAGAAAACCCCAGTGATCGCCTGGTTGCTGCACACTTGCACAGCCAGGAGGTGCCTTGGGGAACATGGTGGGGCCCATGACCCCCCTGcccggggctggcagcagggtgggCTGAGGGTTGCAGTGCACCCAGACACTCGTTCCTGGGTGATGGGACCTGCCTTTGCTTGGAGCTGCAACCCAACATCAGCAGGGACACCCCAATGCTTTTGCAGCCCTCTCCAGGCAGGGGAACGGAACAAGCCAGAGCCTCAGGGGGTAAAAGGATGTTTCCTCTCCCTGTTATGGGAGTTATTGCTTTGGTTTAAGAGCCTTGGGCTGGATTCCTGTCTTTAAGTGATCCCACAGCTTCTCCTTGCCTCATCAACACACGACAGCAAACAGAGGGTGAGCAAAGCACCCGAGTCCAGTCCAAACAAGGATGAGTTCAGGACTGCTGCACCCCCACCTTGTGCTCTCAGCACAAGGATTTACCGGGTTTTAATGGCTCATGGATGGATTAGCAAAGCCTGTGATGGACCAGCAGGTCACTGAGAGCGTGATGTGCCAGAGCCACATGGATGCTGGAGTCTGCATGAGTGGAAATGGCAGGAGGTGACCTCGGGGATGAGGCATGGGGCGGCTGGCGTGGCTGCCATGCACGAGCCATGCACGGCCAGGTGGCCGGAGGCTTACTTGCATGTAGAGCTGAGCCCTAGGGGAGGAGGTCTCCACCATCCTGTTCACCATACTGATCAGGGTTTCGCTTTCACTCATCTGCGgcagacagggaagaaaagttCAGAGGTCAGCAGAGATGTGCTCGCGTGCTGCAGTGCTCGGGTGCTGTCGGAGCAGGGTGGCTCAGTCCAGGAATCCTCAGGGCATCAGGCTGCAAGATGCCACCTCCAAGAGATGACCCAGGGGCTTGAGCCGCAAGGGGACggctgccctgggctgctgctgctctgtcttGGGCGGTCAAGAGTGTCTTGGGCTGGTTGCATGCCCTGGAAACTTTGTTGAGGGGAAGACACAGATAAAACCGAGCCAGCCCCgagctgggcagcagcaaactgcacacacagacacaagcTGGCACAGAGACTCTCACGGCTGCAACGCACAGTGTGGtcccagcacacagacagacaggcCCCACTCCTCATGTTGACAAACGGCTCAGTGCCCTGTCCTtgtggcagagccagggctgggaTGACCCCGCTCGAGGCGCAGATGAGCTCCAGGCATAGGGGAAGGTGACTGAagcctgcagctggggacagtAGCGTCCCCTtctccagcccagcagcctcAAGCAGCGGAGCCAGGTGGGAACAGGGTGCTCCCACGGCCGTGCTGCCAGGCAGGGCAAGGATGCAATGATGTTCAGCATGCCTGTATCtctccagagctgcagccagctggcagCGCTGACCCGGGCCATGCCGAGCCCTCCAGGGGAGCAGGACAGACCCCAACCCCAGGGCTCATTCATACCCCTGCAACCCGCAGGGGTTTGCTGCTCTCAGTGCACCGCTACCGGGGTGCACAGCCGGTAACGGCTGCAGGGTCCCTCGGTACTGTGCGGTGGAGCCACTCAAACCAGCGGCACCAGAGCTGCGCCGCTGCCTTTGCCTGCGGAAGCGCTGCAGGAGCCCACAGCCCAGAGCAAACAACACAAGGGAAGCCCCTCGTGCCCTGCAGCCATGACCCTCGAGCTCCAAGGGGTGATGGCAGTTTAAAGACAAACCAGGGACCAAACACCAACCGGGGGCAGGTCTGCAAGGTGGGCTGCAGCTGATGGAGCCGTCCCAGTGACCGGACAaacaaggagagagaaggaaaaacaaaaaaagcagcaagctgtTTGAAAAGAGATACTTGACAGCGTCACTCCAAATTAGTCTCTCCAGAGGtcagcaggagaggaggaggagatgcaaAGCCTTTTTAGGGAGCGTTTTAAAGAGCCTCAGAGAGCGAGCATTGCTGCCGATGGCCGTGAAATAATCCAGAGAGCTTTTATTGCAGCGAGTGCTCCTGCCTGTCCTTGGCTCTGCTCCAAGGCAGACACAGATCTTGGCGATTACTGTACCGATGGAGATTTGCAGACTAATGAGATTGTCTCTGGAGCAGCTCCCTTAGTGCAAGCCCGGCTTTTGCAGGCAAGCgcctgggctgcagcactggctgACACCTCCTGTCCCTGGCTTTGACTTCAGCCAGTGCCTGTGCTTTCCACCCCACCAGTCCTGGGGGACTCTCCCAGCCGGATTGTCCCCACCCTCCTCCCGGGATGAAGTCAGTTCACAGATTTCCTTCAAACACCCTCTGCCATGCAAAaacctgggagctgctgctttggTATCGATCCCAGCAGGTGCTTGACCCCAGCCCTGCATTAAGCCTCTCGCCTTCAAGGAGGAACAGGGTCAGCACATCACAGAAACCACCCTGTACCCGTCCAGCTCCCCATGGCTCACCCGGCTGCCCCCCACTCGGGGGGCACCAGCCCCAGGAACcccacagcagcctggctcGGGCCCTGCTGGGTGTGGGGACATGCCATACAGCACGGCCACACTGGGACCGTGCACCGGTGTCCCACACTGCCCCGAGCGAGCGCAGTGCAGACCAACCTGGGGACGGTTTCAGAGCTGGCTGACTCCCCTGCACCCTGGGAGCAGCTCCCCAAGGCCCTCAGCATGTGGGAAGTTGCCTTGGCTCCCCCCAAGACCCCACCACCACTTCAGCAGACCACACAGAAGGCACTGTCAGGGGGATTTTTCTGGCAAGCAATGAGCAACCCTCCAGACGGGAAGGATGGAAGAAGCAAACCAAAGGTGACTCGTGCTGCTTTAATGCCAAGAAGGGTGAGGATGGATGTTAGGGGAAGAGATGCTGCGCTGGGAAGGAGGGGGATGCCGCTGGGGACAGGGCACACGGGGACGTAAGCAGTGTGAGGcttgcagccagctctgcctaCCTGCTGGTCCAAATACTCTAGGTTTCTTTGCAACTGAAGGTCTAAAAGTTCATCCTACCAGGAGCCAGCAGGCATGCGGCAAGAAACGAACACAACAAAACATATAAAAGAAGAAGCAAAGCGGTTAGGTGAAGGCCACAGAAATGTGAAGACCTCTGGGCCGGGGAAGCGAGGCACCTCCCTGGCACGGAGCCGGGAGAGCGGCCGTGGATGTGCTCTGCAGGAGACCCGCTCTCCTCCCGGCTCTCCCTCCCAGGTAACGGTGCCTTGCCAAAGGCACCTTTCCCTGCGGTCTCTGGCTAGTGAGGATGGATGGCGGCATGGGTAGCTTATGGTAACTCGTGCTTCTCCCTTTTCCAATGACCGTCCTGCCCTGCAGTTCTGGGACCGCGGTCTGCAGGGGGACCTGCAAGTCTCACCCCGCCAGCTCCAACCCCGCAGCGCTCAGAGGGGAAACAACgcaggagaaagcagcagctgtagcCAGAAGTGAGGAATCAAGAGGGGTAGAGGTGCAGGGTGTATGCCAGCCTCAGCCCCGTCCTTGCCGGGGACCGCCCTGGGGGTGACGAGCCTGCCCCAGCATCGCAGTGTGTACGGGGGTCCAAGGGTGTCCCAC
The sequence above is a segment of the Phalacrocorax aristotelis chromosome 21, bGulAri2.1, whole genome shotgun sequence genome. Coding sequences within it:
- the PLEKHA6 gene encoding pleckstrin homology domain-containing family A member 6 isoform X3, with the protein product MSSKVGGKRPATITSEPSNHAMVSEVPPERPGGRVGAQSCAAWQAAAETGCRGSPRGLSGSSPLQASRSSRKGIAFGKRSNSMKRNPNAAVTKSGWLYKQASSGVKQWNKRWFVLVDRCLFYYKDEKEESILGSIPLLSFRVAAVQPSDNISRKHTFKVTVCWVEEMPASNEQSLSPQAEHAGIRTYFFSAENTEEQESWIQAMGEAARVQIPPTQRHEKPDSENIPPSKHHHHHRNATHREHPKADPDTKTRGEGDGRGSEKTERKSERTESKKEPLAKANGITGQEVPSEPGSPYPEAPRVPASVERPPQPNGWPYASPSRPGSTAYPPPDGESVAHRRGFAPRTNPEKIAQRKSSMTQLQQWVNSRRGNMPPEELRSPTRFYPVSRRVPDCYSPYSPQYPEDYQYYPPGVRPDSICSMPAYERVSPPWALEDKRHSFRNGGTYQLRDWKEHPGFGRQDVPLWLPGPGRQPTYLDEVDAASGSLRRMSLQPRSRSVPRSPSQGSYSRARVYSPVRSPSARFERLPPRGEEIYADPTTFMMRRSISSPKYDYLGDRRPIPAGMYPYHYPASPTVHDKMVTPFPEAYRETVHAYKISEQDTDKLLGKLCEQNKVLREQERLVQQLRAEKESLESALMGTHQELEMFGSQPAFPEKLLHKKESLQNQLINIRVELSQASTALANSTAEYESLESEVSALHDDLWEQLNLDIQNEMLNRQIQKEIWRIQDVMEGLRKNNPSRGTDTAKHRVAIGPSGTYSSNSPASPLSSASLTSPLSPFSLVSGSQGSPTKPGPGEEPGPPRPPLPKSYVPLESPPTVPPLPGESRLWPYPTSPSWQQGGEAKRGQPKPSFEQSKKEVQRAAPTGSSAEGLPQSRQEQEAEKQAALNKVGIVPPRTKSPAEEEVVPVAGVPRRSTGGMANGLSSRERPKSAVFANETKVKMSVEEQIDRMKRHQSGSMKEKRRSLQLPGSQQPDIPSTKAPTSYKLVRRHRSIHEVDISDLEAALRSDDPGKVYETPQEEIARLRKMELEPQHYDVDINKELSTPDKVIIPERYVELEPDTPLSPEEMKEKQKKVERIKTLIAKSSLQNVIPLGEGEVDAPQDPETQLQEQEKRIEISCALAAEASRRGRMLSAQCATPSPPTSPASPTPPTNPLSSETSRVADNSHFMRV
- the PLEKHA6 gene encoding pleckstrin homology domain-containing family A member 6 isoform X5; its protein translation is MSSKVGGKRPATITSEPSNHAMVSEVPPERPGGRVGAQSCAAWQAAAETGCRGSPRGLSGSSPLQASRSSRKGIAFGKRSNSMKRNPNAAVTKSGWLYKQASSGVKQWNKRWFVLVDRCLFYYKDEKEESILGSIPLLSFRVAAVQPSDNISRKHTFKVTVCWVEEMPASNEQSLSPQAEHAGIRTYFFSAENTEEQESWIQAMGEAARVQIPPTQRHEKPDSENIPPSKHHHHHRNATHREHPKADPDTKTRGEGDGRGSEKTERKSERTESKKEPLAKANGITGQEVPSEPGSPYPEAPRVPASVERPPQPNGWPYASPSRPGSTAYPPPDGESVAHRRGFAPRTNPEKIAQRKSSMTQLQQWVNSRRGNMPPEELRSPTRFYPVSRRVPDCYSPYSPQYPEDYQYYPPGVRPDSICSMPAYERVSPPWALEDKRHSFRNGGTYQLRDWKEHPGFGRQDVPLWLPGPGRQPTYLDEVDAASGSLRRMSLQPRSRSVPRSPSQGSYSRARVYSPVRSPSARFERLPPRGEEIYADPTTFMMRRSISSPKYDYLGDRRPIPAGMYPYHYPASPTVHDKMDELLDLQLQRNLEYLDQQMSESETLISMVNRMVETSSPRAQLYMQVTPFPEAYRETVHAYKISEQDTDKLLGKLCEQNKVLREQERLVQQLRAEKESLESALMGTHQELEMFGSQPAFPEKLLHKKESLQNQLINIRVELSQASTALANSTAEYESLESEVSALHDDLWEQLNLDIQNEMLNRQIQKEIWRIQDVMEGLRKNNPSRGTDTAKHRVAIGPSGTYSSNSPASPLSSASLTSPLSPFSLVSGSQGSPTKPGPGEEPGPPRPPLPKSYVPLESPPTVPPLPGESRLWPYPTSPSWQQGGEAKRGQPKPSFEQSKKEVQRAAPTGSSAEGLPQSRQEQEAEKQAALNKVGIVPPRTKSPAEEEVVPVAGVPRRSTGGMANGLSSRERPKSAVFANETKVKMSVEEQIDRMKRHQSGSMKEKRRSLQLPGSQQPDIPSTKAPTSYKLVRRHRSIHEVDISDLEAALRSDDPGKVYETPQEEIARLRKMELEPQHYDVDINKELSTPDKVIIPERYVELEPDTPLSPEEMKEKQKKVERIKTLIAKSSLQNVIPLGEGEVDAPQDPETQLQEQEKRIEISCALAAEASRRGRMLSAQCATPSPPTSPASPTPPTNPLSSETSRVADNSHFMRV